One genomic region from Deltaproteobacteria bacterium encodes:
- a CDS encoding glycosyltransferase family 2 protein has product MAVAVTVGVVTASWNGGAHTDRCIASVREQALAACRIFLVDNASGAAERARLHAAYGSDDAIELIDLPENRGYAGGNNVGIERALHAGADYVLVLTQDATLAPGALARLLQAARQYPAAGILGPRVVDRQTGREQSRGERIVLPLLCLPRTLLRHRGHRREPYPVSGLLGCALLLTRRCLDGVGAFDPEFFAYYEEVDLCLRARRAGFELRCVPQALVTHDGLRGFGSGFTPLSAELKSRNLLQLVRKHGRWRDWLGFWPLYAALIASSMAWYAAQGRREIVRALGRGVRQGWYGETGGPSSATPAV; this is encoded by the coding sequence ATGGCCGTGGCAGTGACCGTCGGAGTCGTGACCGCGAGCTGGAATGGCGGCGCGCACACCGACCGATGCATCGCCTCGGTGCGAGAGCAAGCCCTGGCGGCGTGCCGCATCTTCCTGGTCGACAACGCCTCGGGCGCCGCGGAACGGGCTCGCTTGCACGCCGCCTATGGTTCCGACGACGCCATCGAACTCATCGATCTACCCGAGAACCGCGGCTATGCCGGGGGCAACAACGTCGGCATTGAGCGCGCCCTGCACGCCGGCGCTGACTACGTCCTGGTGCTGACGCAGGACGCAACGCTGGCGCCCGGCGCGCTGGCGCGCCTGCTGCAGGCGGCACGGCAATATCCAGCCGCCGGCATCTTGGGCCCCAGAGTCGTGGACCGGCAAACCGGCCGGGAGCAATCGCGCGGCGAGCGGATCGTGCTGCCGCTGCTCTGCCTGCCGCGAACACTGTTGCGCCACCGGGGCCACCGCCGCGAACCGTACCCGGTCTCGGGTCTACTCGGGTGCGCCTTGCTGTTGACGCGCCGCTGCCTCGATGGTGTCGGTGCCTTCGATCCCGAATTCTTCGCCTATTACGAAGAAGTCGATTTGTGTCTGCGGGCGCGCCGCGCCGGCTTCGAGCTGCGCTGCGTTCCCCAGGCGCTGGTGACCCACGACGGCCTGCGGGGCTTTGGCAGCGGTTTCACGCCGTTGAGCGCCGAGCTGAAGAGCCGCAACCTCCTCCAACTCGTCCGCAAGCACGGCCGCTGGCGTGACTGGCTCGGCTTCTGGCCGCTCTACGCGGCGCTGATCGCCAGCAGCATGGCCTGGTACGCAGCCCAGGGGCGCCGCGAGATCGTCCGGGCTCTCGGCCGAGGCGTGCGGCAGGGCTGGTATGGCGAGACGGGTGGGCCGTCTTCGGCCACGCCAGCGGTCTAA
- a CDS encoding glycosyltransferase family 4 protein — MRVAIGAVLGTLGGPATYARELVHALAASEADTEFIVITDAPQAIRQARRNLTVVKAPLPGPFALPLWDHVVVPLLARRHRPDVYHGTKGVLPRRLGCQQVVSIHDLAVYHFPETFARPQRWQQRWELPWAVRRAARVIADSQHARRDIVAHFGLDPGRVVAIPLGASPVFGAQPAADESAIVARLRLPSRFLLYAGTIQPRKNIELLVEAFSGWAGAADWQLLIAGRRRPTYRPEMIDHPPPRVRLLGAVSDTELAVLYRHARALISPSAYEGFGLSLLEAMSCGCVVVAGANSAAVELVSGAGMLLDRLDVTAIRATLDILAADQQRCEQLRAAGLARSADFSWPRTASATMAVYRAVAAEGR, encoded by the coding sequence ATGCGGGTTGCCATCGGTGCGGTGTTGGGAACCTTGGGAGGTCCCGCGACCTATGCGCGGGAACTCGTCCACGCCCTAGCTGCCAGCGAAGCCGACACCGAGTTCATCGTCATCACTGATGCCCCGCAGGCCATTCGGCAAGCGCGCCGAAACCTCACCGTGGTCAAGGCCCCGCTGCCCGGTCCCTTCGCCCTGCCGCTGTGGGACCACGTCGTCGTCCCGCTGCTCGCCCGCCGTCATCGTCCGGACGTTTATCACGGCACCAAGGGGGTCTTACCGCGCCGGCTCGGCTGCCAACAAGTAGTGAGCATTCACGACTTGGCGGTCTACCATTTTCCCGAGACCTTCGCCCGCCCGCAGCGCTGGCAGCAGCGCTGGGAGCTGCCGTGGGCGGTCCGGCGTGCCGCCCGGGTTATCGCCGACAGCCAGCACGCGCGGCGGGATATCGTGGCCCACTTCGGACTTGACCCCGGGCGCGTGGTCGCCATCCCCTTGGGCGCGTCGCCGGTGTTCGGCGCGCAACCCGCGGCCGACGAGTCCGCAATCGTCGCTCGCCTGCGTCTGCCGTCGCGCTTTCTCCTCTATGCCGGCACGATTCAGCCGCGCAAGAACATCGAGCTGCTGGTCGAGGCCTTCAGCGGCTGGGCCGGAGCGGCAGACTGGCAGCTGCTGATTGCCGGACGCCGGCGCCCGACCTATCGTCCGGAAATGATCGACCACCCGCCGCCACGTGTGCGCCTCCTAGGGGCGGTGTCGGACACGGAGTTGGCGGTGCTCTATCGACACGCCCGCGCCCTGATTAGTCCGTCGGCTTACGAAGGCTTCGGCTTGTCGCTGCTTGAAGCCATGAGTTGCGGCTGTGTTGTAGTGGCCGGCGCCAACAGCGCGGCGGTTGAATTAGTCAGCGGTGCAGGCATGCTGTTGGATCGGCTGGACGTGACGGCGATTCGCGCAACCTTGGACATACTGGCGGCCGACCAACAGCGCTGCGAGCAACTGCGCGCTGCTGGTTTGGCGCGCTCGGCCGACTTCTCCTGGCCGCGCACGGCCAGTGCCACCATGGCTGTGTACCGCGCTGTCGCCGCGGAGGGTCGATGA
- a CDS encoding glycosyltransferase family 2 protein has translation MSADSHMPSVAVIVLNWNGTADTIECLTSLRQSTYPRAEIVVVDNGSCPSPRARIQSEFPSVTYLENPRNLGYAGGNNVGLRYAVQHNHDYAFVLNNDTCVEPGFLSAAVAVAERDRRIAAVGAKVLAFEDPGTVWVAYGKLIYRKGLVRLVGYYKPDNGRFDKQRDVHWVPGTAALLRRSAIEQIGLFDEMFFAYHEDVDWCTRARAQGWRVVYAPSATVLHKGHRSTGGKAYVSPRQYLSGRNMVLFVCKHANWYQRIKFTTFQVTTLPLQYLWRCLSGEQRGVVLKARGMLDALRGRPIPLAELGLQ, from the coding sequence ATGAGCGCCGACTCGCACATGCCCAGCGTGGCGGTGATCGTGCTGAACTGGAACGGTACCGCGGACACCATCGAATGCCTCACCAGTCTGCGGCAGAGTACTTACCCGCGCGCCGAGATCGTCGTCGTCGACAACGGCTCGTGCCCGTCGCCGCGAGCCCGCATCCAGTCCGAGTTCCCGTCGGTGACCTACCTGGAGAACCCGCGCAACCTCGGTTACGCCGGCGGCAACAACGTCGGGCTGCGTTACGCCGTGCAGCATAATCACGACTACGCCTTCGTTCTCAACAACGACACCTGCGTAGAGCCAGGATTTCTATCGGCAGCGGTAGCGGTGGCCGAGCGCGATCGGCGCATCGCCGCGGTCGGCGCCAAGGTGCTGGCGTTTGAGGACCCCGGTACCGTGTGGGTGGCCTACGGCAAGTTGATCTATCGCAAGGGGTTGGTACGGCTGGTGGGCTACTACAAGCCGGACAACGGCCGCTTCGACAAACAGCGTGACGTCCATTGGGTGCCGGGCACGGCCGCGCTGTTGCGCCGCAGCGCCATCGAGCAGATCGGGCTCTTCGACGAAATGTTCTTCGCCTATCACGAGGACGTTGATTGGTGCACCCGCGCGCGCGCGCAGGGCTGGCGCGTGGTTTACGCCCCCAGCGCAACCGTGTTGCACAAGGGACACCGCAGCACCGGCGGCAAGGCTTACGTTAGCCCACGGCAATACCTCTCCGGGCGCAACATGGTCTTGTTCGTGTGCAAACACGCCAACTGGTATCAGCGCATCAAGTTCACCACCTTTCAGGTGACCACGCTGCCGCTTCAGTACCTCTGGCGCTGCCTCAGTGGCGAGCAGCGCGGTGTGGTCCTGAAAGCGCGCGGGATGTTGGATGCCCTGCGCGGCCGGCCCATACCGCTCGCCGAACTGGGGCTGCAATGA
- a CDS encoding glycosyltransferase family 2 protein, whose translation MNPGATPPRVAVVVLNWNRTADTIECLASLARVTYPGAEIVVVDNGSRPSPREQVLAQFPSVTYLENPHNLGYAGGNNVGLRYALAHGHQYVCVLNNDTVVEPDFLRAAVAAAESDPRIAVVGVKVLAFRDPSKVWVAYGKLTYGHGLVQLVGFYADDSRFAVACDVDWVPGTALLLRRSALEQIGLFDEEFFAYHEDVDWCTAAREAGWRVVFAPSARILHKGHGTSGQGYVTPRQYLSGHNMVLFVRKHARWYQALRFLAAQLAALPLQYLTRRWRGEQAGVFLKIRGMLDALRGRPLPLEELGLR comes from the coding sequence ATGAACCCCGGGGCGACGCCGCCGCGCGTGGCGGTTGTTGTACTGAACTGGAACCGCACGGCTGACACCATCGAGTGCCTTGCGAGCCTTGCTCGGGTCACCTATCCGGGGGCCGAGATCGTAGTGGTCGACAACGGCTCACGCCCCTCGCCACGCGAGCAAGTCCTGGCGCAGTTTCCCTCGGTGACCTATCTGGAAAACCCGCACAACCTGGGTTACGCCGGCGGCAACAACGTCGGCCTTCGCTACGCCCTTGCCCACGGCCACCAGTACGTCTGCGTGCTCAACAACGACACCGTGGTGGAGCCGGATTTCCTGCGCGCGGCTGTCGCCGCGGCGGAGAGTGATCCGCGCATCGCGGTGGTCGGCGTCAAGGTCCTGGCCTTCCGCGATCCCTCGAAGGTGTGGGTGGCCTACGGTAAGCTTACCTATGGGCATGGGCTGGTTCAGCTCGTCGGCTTCTACGCCGACGACAGCCGCTTCGCGGTCGCATGCGACGTGGATTGGGTTCCCGGCACCGCCCTGCTATTGCGGCGCAGCGCCTTGGAGCAGATCGGGCTGTTCGATGAGGAGTTCTTCGCCTATCACGAGGACGTGGACTGGTGCACTGCGGCGCGCGAGGCGGGTTGGCGTGTGGTCTTCGCACCGAGCGCGCGAATCCTGCACAAGGGTCATGGCACCTCCGGGCAGGGATACGTCACGCCGCGCCAGTATTTGTCCGGCCACAACATGGTGCTGTTCGTCCGTAAGCACGCCCGCTGGTATCAAGCGCTGCGTTTCTTGGCGGCGCAGCTGGCGGCGCTGCCGCTGCAATACCTGACTCGCCGGTGGCGAGGAGAGCAGGCCGGAGTGTTTCTGAAGATTCGTGGCATGTTGGACGCGCTGCGAGGCCGGCCGTTGCCGCTGGAGGAGTTGGGCTTGCGGTGA
- a CDS encoding class I SAM-dependent methyltransferase: protein MSFTYYNVRTNVDPSQEFWIHNADSVEDEVALCAYETTLEVVQAALPRQGAIVDAGCGLARWVIYLRRAGFPVIGLDLSPQPLACARRAVGALPLLASNTVHLPFRDGALAAVLSFGVIEHFEAGPQVALRELWRVLRPGGVAIVAVPYNNYFRRLLINHLRRLRDWQKRRARLPLQFAEYRFSAGELRRFLQETGFEVAAMHPDDFRLPLGKGLFADSGVFFGYRTGLYDVKPGHRHWQMNGRGRLVKTVLDRLSPWWTAGGVLAVAYARK from the coding sequence ATGAGCTTTACCTACTACAACGTGCGTACCAACGTGGATCCGAGCCAGGAGTTCTGGATTCACAATGCCGACAGCGTCGAGGATGAAGTAGCGCTGTGCGCCTACGAAACCACCCTGGAAGTCGTGCAGGCCGCGCTCCCGCGGCAGGGCGCGATCGTCGACGCCGGGTGCGGTCTGGCCCGCTGGGTGATCTACCTGCGCCGGGCCGGCTTCCCGGTTATCGGTCTCGATCTCTCGCCGCAGCCCCTGGCCTGTGCGCGCCGGGCCGTTGGCGCGCTGCCGCTGCTCGCCAGCAATACGGTGCACCTGCCGTTCCGTGATGGAGCGCTGGCGGCGGTGCTTTCCTTCGGCGTGATCGAGCACTTCGAGGCTGGCCCACAGGTGGCGCTACGCGAGTTGTGGCGGGTGCTGCGGCCGGGTGGCGTGGCGATCGTTGCCGTGCCGTACAATAACTACTTCCGCCGCCTGCTGATAAATCACCTGCGGCGCTTGCGCGACTGGCAGAAGCGGCGCGCTCGGTTGCCGCTGCAGTTTGCCGAGTACCGTTTCAGCGCCGGCGAGCTGCGGCGGTTCTTACAGGAGACTGGCTTCGAGGTCGCGGCCATGCACCCGGACGATTTCCGCCTGCCGCTGGGTAAGGGCCTGTTCGCCGACTCCGGCGTGTTCTTCGGCTACCGCACCGGGCTCTATGACGTTAAGCCCGGCCATCGCCACTGGCAGATGAACGGCCGCGGCCGCTTGGTCAAGACGGTCTTGGACCGGCTTTCGCCCTGGTGGACCGCCGGCGGCGTGCTGGCGGTGGCTTACGCCCGCAAGTAA